The genomic interval TCAACAGCAACAGTGCTTTACAGGGAATACTCAATGCAGTGGGCGGCCCATCGGCGATCTTCAATTCTGCGTCGGGATCCACAGACAGCCAGGCCCTCATGAACGGAGTGATAAACGCTATTTACTCCACCGTGAATTCCAATACACCCGGGCAGGTCACCAGTATATTCAATAACCCCGCCGTCAATAACGGGCAGAGCGTGTTCAACGTCCGCTCTGAATCGGGAGTCCCCCAGAGCTCTCCCGTCCAGCAGAATCCCTACTTGAAGACCCCGCACCGCTATATGCCTTATAACGGGCCATTCCCCGCCGGCACCTTCACGCCGGGACAGAACAGCACTTATGCGCCGGGACAGAACGGCACTTATACACAGGGACAGAATGTCATATTGACACCGCGCTGAGCCTCCATAGATTGCCAGTCCCGTTGAAGACACAAGGGATAAGGCATCCGCGCCTCACCGGTGCGGGTGCCTTGTCATTTATCTCCCCTCCGGAAGGGATCGTGCCCCCCCTGGGTGAAGGAATCCAGGAGAAAGCTCTGCTGTTGAGAGGAGGTACTATGAGAACATTAATCCTATTTGCTCTTACCATGCTCATGTTCACCGCAATCACCGGTATTGCGGCTGCTGCGGGGGATCAGAGCCCTTCGCCGGTCTTCACCGACGAGAGAGTCCTGCCCCGTGATTACCGCGAGCTCGCTCCCCTTGTTCCCGTAAACCCGGCCATTCTTCAGAATGACGAGGTCCCCTGGGAATCTGCCGGCGAGGGGATGAGGAGGAAGGTCTTCTTTAACGACAGGCTCACCGTGGTGCTCCTCCAGATAGAGCGGCCCGCGAAGCCCGGAGAGAAGCTGCAGTGCCACTGCCATGCCCATGATCAGATCACCTTCATCCTCGATGGGAAGGCGAAGGTCGAGGTCGGCAAAAAGATAAAAGAAATCGGCACGGGAGACTGCTACATCGTCCCTTCGAATGTCCGTCACGGGATGGTGCCCCTTTCCCAGAGGCTTCGCATCCTGGACATGTTCACGCCGACCCGCGAGGATTTCAGGCCTGCAGGCAAGGCTTCAGCGGGCAGGGATGAAAAGCCCACCCCGGTTTTGGAAGGGAGCTCTGCCGCAGGGCGGGAGGGGAAGCCTGCCGATGGCACTGTGGCGGGAAAAGTCCGGAGGGAAAAGATACTTCTCATCGTGACGGCAGCTCCTGAGCTTGTCCTCAAGGACGGCACCAGAAGGGAGACAGGCTACTGGGCCGAGGAAGTGGCCGTACCCCTGGAAATATTCAGGAAAGCCGGGTACAGGGTTGATGTGGCAACGGCGGGAGGCAGGCCACCCCATGTTGACAGGGGAAGCCTGTCGGCCCAGGGGGCCGGCGGAGAGGAAAAAGCCGCCCGCTACAGGGCTCTTCTCGATAATTCCGCGGAGCTGAAGCATCCCCACGATCTTGAGAAGATAGAGGCCCCCGGCCTGAGGGAATACGGGGCTATCTTCATCGCGGGGGGCCACGGGGTGCTCCAGGATCTCGCCACATCGAAAAAGACAGGTATCGTGCTTGCCATGGCGCTGAAAGATCCCTCGCTCATCATAGGCACCGTATGCCATGGGCCCGCGGCATTCGCCGCTCTGAGGCTAGCCGGGGAAAGTCTTCCCAAGGCTATCAGCATTACAGGCTTCTCCGAGGCGGAGGAAAAGGCCGCCGGCCTGTGGGGCAGAGTGCCCTTCGAGCTCGAAGGGACCCTTAAAGCTATGGGAGCCTCCTACCGTCAGGGCGACGTGCTTTTCGCGCCCTTTGTGGTGGAAAGCGACCAGAAAGCCCGCCTTGACGGGAGGGAAGCCACAAAGATCGTGAGCGGTCAGAACCCGGCTTCTTCTGAGGAAACAGCGAAAAAGGTGGTGGAAAACCTGGAAAAGCTCAGGCAGTGAGCAGGGCAGTTACTTTCGGCTCCCCCCGGACTCCCATGTCTCGAGGAACTTCACAAGGTCCCAGTGCTCAAACTGCCACGCAAGGTCCGATGCCGTGAGGCCGTCGGCGTTTTCAAGGGAAGGATCAGCGCCGTGCTCCAGCAGAAACCTGGCCATCTCCACCTTCCCCCAGAAGGCTGAAAAGTGAAGGGGCGTGTTCTTAAGATAGGCATCCCTGCCGTTCACCTGCGCCCCGGCGAGGACCAGGGCCTTCACCTCGTCAAGATAGTTTTTCATTGCCGCCCAGCAGAGCGGCGTGTAGTGATGGGAGACCCTGTTCACGTCGGCTCCGTATTTAATCAGCATGTTCACCATGGCAAGCCTGCCTTCGGGAGGGCAGAAGCAGATGGCCCGCACCATGGGAGTCCCGTCAAGGTAGTTGACAGCGTTGGGATCGGCGCCTTTTGAGAGCAGAAACTCCGCGTATTTCACATAGCCCCTGTCGATCGCATAATGGAGGGCTGTCTGCCCTGTCCTGTCATGGGCCTTGATAAGCGATGGATTTCCCATCAGGAAGGCTTTTACTTTCTCAAGGCTGCTGTCGTCCATAAAGCGGAAAGCGGGATCATCGAGGGCTTTCAGATCATAATCAAGCTTCAGGCCATGCTCCCTGTAGCGCCAGTAAAGGTTGGGCGCCGGCTTCGTGTAGAGGAAGGAGAAACCGATCCTGTTGAGGAGGTTGGCATATTCCGAAAAGGCGTTGTAGATGGAGTCAACAAGGGCCACCTGGTTGGAGTAGAAGGAGTTGAATCCCTCGACGACATCCAGGTTTGAAGCGGTGCCCTTCCTGTAGCGCTCCGAGATATCCCTGAGGTACTGCCTCGAAGTTTTCTGCTGCTTTCTCTGGATGCTCACCTTT from Candidatus Eremiobacterota bacterium carries:
- a CDS encoding type 1 glutamine amidotransferase domain-containing protein, whose translation is MRTLILFALTMLMFTAITGIAAAAGDQSPSPVFTDERVLPRDYRELAPLVPVNPAILQNDEVPWESAGEGMRRKVFFNDRLTVVLLQIERPAKPGEKLQCHCHAHDQITFILDGKAKVEVGKKIKEIGTGDCYIVPSNVRHGMVPLSQRLRILDMFTPTREDFRPAGKASAGRDEKPTPVLEGSSAAGREGKPADGTVAGKVRREKILLIVTAAPELVLKDGTRRETGYWAEEVAVPLEIFRKAGYRVDVATAGGRPPHVDRGSLSAQGAGGEEKAARYRALLDNSAELKHPHDLEKIEAPGLREYGAIFIAGGHGVLQDLATSKKTGIVLAMALKDPSLIIGTVCHGPAAFAALRLAGESLPKAISITGFSEAEEKAAGLWGRVPFELEGTLKAMGASYRQGDVLFAPFVVESDQKARLDGREATKIVSGQNPASSEETAKKVVENLEKLRQ